In Leptospira licerasiae serovar Varillal str. VAR 010, the sequence GCTACCGATCTCAAAGAAAATCTGCAAATAGCGGAAATTCTTTATATAAATTAGAAAAAGTTTAAGAAGAAATTCTGTTTTTGAACTCTATCCAATTCGCCGAAAGCCGATCCGAAAAATCGGTATCCTTATATTTCTCATAAAACTGCTTTTCACCCAGATCCAAAAATCTGCCTGGGAAAATTTTACCGCCGAGTCTGTTTTGGGCGGAAAGTTTACGAAACGTATCCGCAAGATCATAAGTTTTGTTCGGTTCCAGATCGGAAAGACATTCTGCTTTCATCCAAGAAAGTCCCAAATAAAAATATCCTCCCACTTCGAATCGGACTAAATCGGCATGTAAGCTCAGGCCTGTGTAATTTGCATTTTCGGGAATTTTAGCTAAATATAATATACAGTCGAACTTTTTTTGATCTTCTTTGCTTGGCCAGGGATTAAATCCAGGCTCTGGAAAAAGAATAAAATCCGGATTTAAAATTAAAAAGTCGTCCTGTAAATTCCAGAATCTATCGATCCCTGTGCGAATTCCGCCGCCGGTTCCTAAAATTTCAGGAGTTTCCATCGAGAAATGTAGTCGGAAGTCCTTAAAATCTTTTAACTCTTCTTGGATTTTCTCGCCTAAATAATGTAGGTTTAAGATTCCGTCTTCTACGCCCCAGGATTTTGCATGAAATAGAGAATAATAGATGAGAGGAATATTATTGATCTTTAAAATAGGTTTAGGGAGCGACTTGGTCCATTCTCCCATTCTGGTCCCAAAACCCGCACATGGAAAAAATGCCTTCATCCTAGAGTTTTTCCAAAAATAGAGTATTATCGGATAATTCTTTTTTTAAAAGATGAAAGAATAAGAACAATTGATCCGGAAAAAGTCCTACTTGAACGATCTCTAATAGATTATCCAAACAGTTCAATACACTCTGTCTGTATTTATCCTGTTTCTTATCCGCCACCAACATAAAATAAGATCCTAGCGCTTTGTAAGATCTTTGTAAACACTGCAAATAATAACATTCTCTCGGTTTTTTGAATCTATTATCGCTTAGTTTTAGAAAGAGTAGAAAAAGTCCCTGTCTCATTGCAAATGGGATCGGCCTATAAGCGTCGTATAACAGACTGGAAAGATCGTAAAATGGAGTTCCCATTCTTGCGTCCTGGAAATCGATCAGAGTCAACTCTCCAGTAGGGGAAAGCATGATATTTCGAGCGTGAAAGTCCCTATGACAGAATACCTTCTCCTTATACTCCGCTAAAAATCCGGAAGCTTCTTCCAGAAAAAAAACCACCTCAGGTCTGAGCTTTGTCTTAAGTTTAAACATCTCGGAGAAGTTTATATATGAAGAAAATGTAAACTTATTTTCAAAATTCAATTTTTCATAGTCGAACTCCCGAGTGGAAACAGGAGGTTCCGGCCTGGTTTTTTGAAGGGAGACTAAAATTTCCAAAGATTTTACTAAGTAGGTCCTGTATTCTGCGTCTTCTCGGATAGAGCTTAGATCGGAATCTCCTTCGTCGGAAAGAAGCATGAGCTTATTGAATATATCTGTCTTATATATTTTAGGTACCTTGAAACCGTGGTGTTCTAGAAAATGGCCCACTTCTTGAAAGTCGTGCTGAAAGACTTGGTCTTTGCATAATATCTTTGTAGAACTGTCCGGATATGTTGCTCGATAATATCTGCGTGCGGAAGCCTCCGGATTGATTGAGTCTATCTTTTCAGGAAATTTTCCGTCTATCGCAAGGAAGCGAAAATCTATCTCGCTTAAAACTTCGTTCATAGCCACGTATGGCTAGTTCTGCAATTTGTCCGGAAAGACCAAGCGGAATTCGGTGCCTTTTTCCGGCTCAGAATCGATTTCTATTCTAATTCCGAACACGTCAGCTATCTCTTTTGCTACGAACATTCCAAGGCCTGTACCTTGGCCGGTTTTTTTAGTAGTGAAATAGGGTTGGAATATTTTATTCAAAATATCTTTGCTCATCCCGATCCCGTTATCCTTGATCTTAACCATTGGATGATGATTTTTTTCGCCCACAGAGATCTCAATTCTTCCTTTGTTATCCGTTGCATCCGCTGAATTTAAAAAGATATTAGAGAATAAAAGACTCAATTGATCCGCGTTAGAATGTACGGATGTTCTTTCGGAATTTCTATTAAATACGATCTCGCAATATTTTAAACGGGTTGTCTTTCTGAAAACCTCTATTACGGATTCCACTACTTCGTTTAGATCCAGATCTTCTTTGTCTCTACCTGAATCTCCAGGTTTTCCGAGTTGTAATAGGTTGAAAGTGAGATTCTTCAGTTTGGTGATCTGGTTCCAAGTGACCGAGATTGCTTTGTCTTTAATCGGTTCGTCGGCATCCGGAAGTCTTGCAACTTCTATAAATCCTTGGATGGCTGTGAGTGCGTTATTGATCTCATGACCGATACTAGATGCGATTGTCGTTAAGAACGCTCTTCTTTCTGCATCAATGAGTTTTTCGGAGATGATATTCTTTTGAGTGATATCTCTTGCGATCCCGGTATAATATGTTTTACCGTTCAATTCGTATCTACATACCGAAATATCGAAATTGAATTTTTCTCCGTTTCGACTGATCAATTCCGCATTATGCAATCTTGCTATATTATGATCCGATTTACGGCTCATCAAATGAGCGATCCTTTCCAGATACGCCTCTGTGTTCTCTTCAGAGATCAGAAGTGTGATCTTTTGTCCTACGATCTCATTCTCTTCATATCCGAAATTTCGGACGGCAGCTTCGTTCGCTCCCCGGATCAATAGATCTTCATCCAAAGTGATCACGCAGTCGCCGGTAGTTTCTAAGATTAAACTATTACGATAATTTAAATCTTTGGATTGTTGTGCAAGATGGGTTTTTTCTCGGACCGCTTTCAGGATCTTTTTGGATTTTCTATCTCTATCCTCTTTTTCTTTACGGGCATTCTCCAGAGCGGCTAGAATGTTTTGTCTACTGACAGGTTTGGAAATATAATCGAATACTCTATTTCTAAGAGCTTCTTCCGCAGTATGAAGTTGAGGGTTGCCTGTAATAAGTATGACGGGAATATTAGAATTATATTTTTTGATCTCTCTTGCGACTTCGATCCCATCTTTGCCGCCCATTAGAATATCTGAAATTACGATATCTACCGCGTAATCTCTCACAATCCTCATTGCGGATTCAAAATCCTCCGCAAGAAAGACGTGATATCCTTCTCTAGAGATCACTCGTTCCAGAGCGGTTCTGATTTCCGCTTCGTCGTCGATGATCAGGACGTTGGGATTTCTTTCCCTTGTCATATAATTTTAAAGAATAAGTTCATCATACCTTTCCTACAGGCACTCGGACAGTGACCTTGGTGCCTTGTCCCGGATTGGATTCCAAATGAATGGTCCCGCCGTGATCGGTGATGATCCGCTGAGAGATAGTCAATCCAAGTCCTGTTCCCTGTTTGGTTCTCCTGGTCGTATACAAAGGTAGAAAGGCCTTTTCTGCGACTTCGGCGTTCATTCCGGGACCGTTATCTTGAATGGTAAAACTCACCATCTCTCCGTTCAAATATAATTCTTTTCGTGCGGAAACTTGTATTAATGGAGTGGTCGGTTTATGTTCCATTTCCGAAATTGCGTTAACTGCATTTACTAGACAATTGATCAATACTTGTTCGATTTCCTGCCAAGCAACATGGATTTGAGGAAGTTCCGGATTAGTGACTCGTTTCAATTCGATTCCATTCTTTTTACAACTCACTTCGATGAGCTCGCAGGCTCTTAGAAGGATAAAATAAGGAGAGACCAATTCTTTTTTCCTAGGCGCTCTTCTTCCCAAGTCCAAAAGGCCTTTGATTAGATCTCTGATCCTTAAAGCGGCTCCTTCAATTCTTTTGTAGACTTTTTTTCTTTCAATCGGGTCCGGATCTTCATGTTCTAAAAGATCTTCTAAATATAATAAACTGGATTGGAGCGGGTTGTTGACCTCGTGAGCGATACCTGCCGCTATCTCTCCGATCGAGGCGAATTTTGCGGTCTCATACAATTGTCTGTCCAATATCTTTGTTTGGGTCACATCCGAGAATATTAACATTGCAGCGACAGGGAGATCTTGGTATTTTTTGAGAGGAAGAAACTTTATAGAAAAGTAATTTTCTTCTTCTCCCAACAATACCATCGAGAAATCGAAGTAGGCCGCTCTTTGTGTGCGGATACATTCTTCCAATTTGACCAAAATACCTTTTTGAGCTTCTTCAGGGAAGAGGGAAGGGAAATCGTCCTCCACATCCACATTCAAGAATTGGAATAGATAAAATTTCAGAATGGGAGCTACTTCCAGTACTTTCCCCTGCGGATCTAATATTACGATCCCGTTATTCATTGAGGCGAATAAATTCCGAAGTTTCATTTCGGAGGCGCGGATCAACTCTTCATTCTTCTTTTGTTCGGAAATATCTAAAAGAAGTAAGATTGTCCCGATCCTGTTCCCATAATCGTCTTTTAACGAGGAAGAAGCTAATAAGAACGGGACTTCATGCCTGCCGCGTATCGTGATCCTGGTTTCCGCCCTGGAACCCAAAAGGATCATATCCATAGCTTCCGGTTCTAATTTTAAAAGTTCCCTGACCTGGACTCCAATGATCTCTTCTTTAGAAATCCCTAATAGAGTGCTGATATTATTGTTCACATAAGTGATAAATCCTTCGTCGTCCGTTGATAAAAGAGGGACTTCCAGTGAATTTAAGAGTGCGCCTTGGAATTGTAGGATTTTTGCGGTTTCCCTTCTTTGTTTTTCGATCCTTAAATATTGAAGAGAAGAAAGAAGATCCTCCACTATCTCGAAATACAGATAATTCTCACCGGAATCGAATGCCATGTTCTCTCTAGAAATGATCTGGATCCCGCCTATAATTTTACCTTCCTCTCGAATGATCAGGCTTAAAGACCGTTTGAAATCTTTTGCGACTAACGCTTCTTCCCATTCCGGATATACATTGGAACCGAATTCATGAATATGGAATTGTTCCTTTCCTTCTATAAGAGTTTCGAAAGGAGATTTGGATTTTTTTTCTTCCCAAGCGGATTCTAAATTTTTTCTCCACTTAGAATCTAGATCGGATTGGATCAGTATCTGATCGGTTCCGTCTTCTCTTCTATAAAAACCCCAGACCAAACTATAATGAGGATTTTCCTTAAGGGTATCGCAGATCTTTTGGAAGAGTGTGCTCTCCGAACTCAAACGGAGAGATCTTAAATTCAATTTTAAAAGTCGGAGAGACCTCAGAATACTTTGTAGATAATATAATCTGAGTTCTATCTCTCTGATCTCCGATCTTTGGTAGATATGAAAAATTAAAGGTGAGTTTGGAGTTTCGGAGAATGCGTTGATCGTAAAGTCGGCGAGAAGAAGTGATCCGTTCCTTTTCCTCAAATTCCAGAGGAGAGAGATGCCTAATTCTTCCGCTCCGTTCCCGTAACTCCCGATGCTGTCCGGTCGAGCGAGTAGGTCGCTGAGGCTAAGTGTATTTAATTCATCCGGATCGTATCCTAAGATGGAGCATGCCTTAGGATTTGAACCGAGTATACTATAACTCCCGGGTTCTAAGATTAGAATTCCTTCCTGGGCGGGAAAGAAGGCCTTTTCTAATAATAGAACTAATTCCCGGTTCTTCATGAATTGTACATAATATCGGAATTCCAGATCGCAAAATTGATTTGGATTCCTTGCTAGATTCGACTAGAGAGGGAATCATTGACCCAATCTATGGATTTTGTATACGAACTTTTTCTTCGAAATTATACCAGACAAAAAATTAAGTTTATGGAGAAGGAACTGGGCTTTCAGCGCCTTCATGTAGACCTCGGCGGGCACAAAATTTTCTTCTTAAAGAGACCTTCTGCCCAAGGTTCCGACAAAACTCTTTTTTTCATACACGGACTACTGGATTCTGCCACAGGATTCAGGAGACTGGCTCCTTTTTTACGAAATGACTTCAATCTTTTGGTTCCGGATATGCCGGGTTTTGGATTAAGTCCTCTTCCTAAAGTGAAATATTTGTACCAAGTTGACGTATTTGCTGATCTTCTTTACAATTCGATCCGCAAACTCGTGTTAAACGATCTGGTCTTGGCGGGACATTCTATGGGATCTTTGATCGCGATGATGATCGCAATTCGAGATTCTGAAAAAGAAAAAAGGGTTCGGAGACTTGTGTTGCTCTCTCCCGGCGGAATTCCGCATCCACAAAGAGACGAAATGAGGAAATTACTCTTTCCATCTAAAACGGAAGAGATCGAAAGGCTTCTTACCGCTTTGTATCAGGAGAATATTCCGGAATTAGGCTGTATCGCCAAAAGGGCTCTGCTAAGTCAGTGGAATAATTTAGCCCACAAATTCTTAACGGAAAACACTCTGGACAGAGAAAAAGAAATTTTTCTAGGTAAAAAACTCTCCGTAGTTTCCCAAAAAGCTCTGATCATTTCCGGGACGGAAGATCCGATCACAGATCCTCCTATGGTGAAAAAATTACATTCTTATTTAAAGGGAAGCAAACTGGTCTGGATCCCGAATGCGAAACACGCTCTCCATATGGAAAGACCGAAAGAAGTCGCCGAGAAGATCAATTCCTGGCTTTGAGGATCAATGTTAACTGATCTTTATTCCTCGAATGGGGGAGAAGAAGAGACGTTATCAAATATTGGATACGATTGGAAATAAATTATTAATTATAAAAATATAATACTCTTTATTTCTACTTCTCTCTTCGTAAAGCCTATCTATAAAATGAAAAAGACAGACACATGAATTGCAAAAAATCCATGAAAAAATTTCGAATAATATTATTTCAAAAAAATCGGATCAACTCTTGATCCAGATCATATTATATAAAATTAAAAAATTTTTCCGCACCTTCGTCCGAGTTTTTTGAAAAACGAATATAGAAATTAGAATCAAAAAACCGTAATACAAGGGGCCGGTTGGCGGATAAAAAAATGGAAAAAGTAAAGATCGCTATAGTTGAAGATAATTCCGAGTTTGCTCAGACTTGTGCAAACACTCTCTCCGTGATGGAAGAAGTAGATCAGGTAGAAGTTTTTTCTTCTACCGAAGACTTATCGCAAAATCATCGGGATAAATTCGATCTTGTATTTATGGATATAGTCCTGCCTGGAAAATCAGGGATAGACTATATAAAAGAAAGGTCCGATTTTGATAACGATCCTAAATATATTATGCTTTCTACGTTAGATACCGATGATGCTTTGATACAGGCTATGAAGGCAGGCGCAGTCGGATTCGTTCTTAAAAAGGATCTAAAAGATATAAAAGAAGTAGCGAGAATGGTGATGAGAGAAGGCGGAATACTTTCTCCGGGTGCTGCGGCAAAAGTGATTTCATTTTTTAGAAAACCTCCGACCAAAGAGACACATTCTTTAACTCCAAGAGAAAGAGAAATTTTGGATCATATAATCAACGGTTATAGAACTAAAGAAATCGCACGTAACTTTGGAACTAAAGAAGGTACTGTTCGGATCCAGATCAAAAGTATTTTCAAAAAATTACAGGTAAACTCGAGGGTAGATCTGGTCCGTAAGTATTCTCGCTTCTAAAAATATCACTAACCCAAAGTGTCTAATTTTACTGTGACAGTACTCATTAGTTTTTGCGACACCGAATGATTAGTTTTATAGTAGTTTTGAATAAAAACTTAGTTAATTAAAAATTCTCAGGAAACTTGCTTTCATCGAATTGTTACTAGTGTATGGTATACGGCATGATGGAGATCCGAGAAACGGAATGGTCCGAAGCTCTGGCTCGTCTCGCTGTAGTAGTATCCACTTACAAACATGTTGGAAGTACTACGGATCAGGTCTTTCTGGCTTGCGAGTCATTATGGGCTGATTGGGACGACTTCGAGCCTACGGGGCCTGATTGGTTACAGGGTTTCGAGGAATCCATGGACGAGGGAGAAATGCAATATGCTGCAAACTCCTTTTCTCAAGTAAGATCCTTATTGAGAGAAAAATTAGACCAGGTCAATCACACATTCGAGAATGGCGAAGATTCTGCAATCGGCGGTTTGATATTAGAATTGTCCGACGGGATATATTCTTTATTAAACGGACCGGAAGAACCGGATAAAACCGTTGAATCCATACTTATAGAGGCGGAAAAACTTTTAGAAATACTTCTAGAATCAAACGATCTTAAATTTCCCGAAGACGAGAATTTAGCTTCCATCGATTTGGAGCTGGTTTCCGACTTGGGAGAAAGAGAAATTTTAAGAGAGTTGATCTCCGCTTTCGAATCCGCAGTAGAATCCAAACAGAACGGAAAGGCGTTATATCTATTGATGTCCAGGATCTTTATAGTTCACTGGAGTTTTTACAGATTAAGAGTAGCTTAATTAGGAATTCTTAATTTTATTTATGAGTTCTTTTAGTTTCCGCTGCGAGCCTTACCTCTTCCCGTAAATTTTCCGCTTCTTGCTGGGAAATTCCTATTTGATCCAACATGAATGTCTCGAATTTTTTTCTCCAAATTTCGAGATCTCCTTCACCCTTTAGTTTTGGAACGTAAAACGGTTCCGATATAAAAAATTCAGCCTTTGAGAACAGTTTTGGAACAGGAGTCCGGTCCCAACTTTGTACGATCTTATAATGGTCATACTTAGCGTAATAGGATAATATGGGAAACCCCGTCAAGGATGCCAATTGGATGATCCCCGGTTTGAGAGTATAAACTGGGCCGGTGGGGCCGTCGGGGGTGATCAGACTGATACTTCCTTTTTTAGCGTCTTGGACCAATGCTTTAAGCGCGGAAGCTCCTCCTCTTTTACTGGAACCTCTTTTTGGTCTCATTCCGAAATGAGCGATCACTCTAGTTACTAATTCTCCGTCTTTTGATTGAGAGGCCATTGGGATAACTTCTAAGCCGTAACGTTTTACGTAAAATTTATATGTAAAATCTATAATGAACGGGATTTGATTATGCCAAAGCGCAAGAACGAAACCTTTTTTTTGGAGAAGTAGCTCTTCCGATTTTTTTGGGACATGTATGCCTGTCCAGCGAACGGTCATATAAATAATTTTTAATATGGTGGTGGCAAGGAATGAAAAAATCGCGATCTTCATGCTCTGTTTCTCCCTTGGAAAAAAGGTAGCAGGAAGAGCCAAACGGATGACAGAGTGAGCCCGACACTATCTTTGAAAACTTCGGAATCCAGATCCGGTTTAGGATTGTCTAAAAAATTATAAAACCCCCAAACAAAATATCCTATACCGATCGATTTTCCTAAACCGGCGATTAAGATCCTTCTTCCTTGATCATGAAAATAGGAGTACCATTCAGTAGAATATAAAAGGCTCACGGTTAGATAAGTCGGGATCCAAACTTCGGGCTCCGACTTTATATAACTAAGACCCGCAAATACGATCCAGGTAATTACGGTTAGAAACCTAAAAAAACCGGATAGTTTTCTTTTCATGACCTTAGGGGAGAATTTTCCCCGGATTCAAAAGATTTTTAGGATCTAAAGCTTTTTTGATCATTTTCATCACTTCTATCTCGGCGGAAGAACGAGAAAAATGTAAAAAGTCTTTTTTCAAAAGACCGATCCCATGTTCCGCGCTAATCGATCCATGATGTTTTTGTAATAGTTCAAACATAGAAGGGTCTACTTTTTTGCATTGGGAGAAAAACTCCGCGTCCGAAAGATCCTTCGGTTTTACTATATTCAAGTGAAGATTTCCATCTCCGATATGACCGAAAAGTGCAATCTCAAAACCTGGATATTTGGAGGAAAGTAAAGCCTGCATATCTTCCAAGAAAGGATTCATATTTCGCAAAGGGAGAGATATATCGTTCTTATGAACCGTATAGTCTATGGAAATGGATTCGCTGATACCTTCTCTGTATTTCCAAAAGGTCTCTGCTTGTCTGGAGTTCTGGGCAAGGCTTCCGTCGGAAACATAACCTTTTTCCATAATGGTCTCTAAAAATGAGAATAATTTATCATCGTCGGATTCTTCGGTGATCTCGAATTCCATTAAAACATAATATGGACTTGCTTCGGGAAAAGGATCCGGAACATCTAAATGGTCCATCACCTTATCTAAACAATATTTGGTCAAAAACTCAAATGCCAGAATGGGCAGAGACATATTATGAGTTTCTTTAAATAATTCTAATATGGAAGGAAAATCAGGAACTGCAGTGAAAAGTATCCGATTGTCCGCCGGTTTTTTAGTAAGCTTTAAGGTGCATTCGGTGATGATCCCCAATGTTCCTTCGGAGCCTATGAATAGATGTTTGAGATCGTAGCCGGTATTGTTCTTTAGGATCTCTCCGTTAAACTCGAGGATTTCTCCCGTTCCGGTTACTACTTTTAGTCCTAAGACCCATTGGCGGATCAATCCGTAATGAACTACTCGGACTCCGCCTGCGTTAGTCGCAATATTTCCGCCTATATGAGAAGAGCCTGTGGCGGCAAAATCTACAGGAAAATAAAATCCTCTCTCTTCCGCTTCTTTGTGCAGGTTTTTTGTGATCATCCCTGCTTGTACGGTTAAGGAGCCGAAGAACGGATCGAAATCCAAAACTTGATCCATTTTAGTAAGAGAGATCACTATTTCTCCGGATTTAGCTACTGCTCCGCCTGCGTAACCGGTCCTTCCTCCGGATGGAACGATCTTAATATCGTTCTCGAATGCGAACTTTACAATTTCCGAAACTTCTTGCGTGTTTTTAGGAAATGTTAGAATTTCGTAATCCGGAACATATACTTTTGTCCTGTCCATTCCGAAAGAAAGGAATGTGGTTTGATCCATTCGGGTTTCATCCCTGAAAAAAACCCTTTCTTCTCCCAATAGGGACTTGAGTTTATTTTTATTTTCCTGGCTAATACTCATATTTATTCCGTGAAGTTCATTCTTTCGATCTGGCTATCGACAGGTTTTTCGCCTTCTACTCGTTCTCTTTTGCGATAGATCCCATCGGAGGAAAGAAGTCTGGCCTTTACATTGTCCCTGATCTGAACGTCTAAGATCTTTTTGATCCTGTCTTTGTTCTTAGGTTCGAGTATTGGAAATAAGACCTCGATCCTTCTTTCAAAGTTTCTAGGCATACAATCTGCGGAAGCGAGGAAGATACTTTCTTCTCCGCCTGAAAGGAAATAATAGATACGCGTATGTTCTAAAAATCTTCCTACTATGGAGATCACTGTGATATTTTCGGAGATCCCAGGAAGCCCGGGTTTTAGGCAACAGATCCCACGGATAATCAGTTCTATGATCACTCCTGCCCGGCTAGCATTATACATTGCTAATATGATATGGGGATCCACTAAACTGTTCATCTTGAAAATGATACGCGCAGGTTTTCCTGCTTTCGCATTTTCGGTCTCCTTTTCGATCAGATTCAGGAATACCGTTTTTAAGTTATGCGGAGAAGCTGCCAGCTTGTTCAAGAAAGGCATCTTTGCGTAACTAGTTATCGTATTGAATATGGTGGAAACGTCTTCCGTGATATCTTTGTTCACGGTAAAAAAACTGAGGTCCGTATAATATTTACTGGTTGTAGAGTTGTAATTTCCGGTTCCAAGATGCACATAACGGACTAGATGTTCTTCTTCTCTTCTTACGATAAGGAGCATTTTGCTGTGGATCTTGAGTCCTACCACTCCATATACTACGTGGACTCCTCTTTCTTCCAGTTTTTGGGCCCATTTGATATTTCGTTCTTCGTCGAATCTTGCCTTTAACTCTACGAGTACTGTGACCTGTTTTCCGTTTTCTGCGGCCTGCCCTAAATACTGGATAATAGGAGAGTCTCCGCTTGTGCGATACAGGGTCATCTTTATTCCCAAAACTTTCGGATCTTCGCTAGAAATCCTGAGTAGATCTTCGATAGCTCCGAAAGATTGGTATGGGTGATGCAGCAATCTATCTTTCTTTTTGATTGCATCAAAAATTTTCTCGGGAGATTCGAACTTTAAAGTGGTCTTCTGTTGGAAAAAAGGATACTTGAACTTGGAAGTATGTTCCAATCCGTAGAAATACATTGTATCACTAATATTTAATATAGAAGACACATCAAATATTTCATGGTCCTGCAGTTCCATGAGTTCTTTTAGAGTGTTTCGCACGAAGGAAGAAGTTCCTTCGTAAATATCCATTCGTACCGCATCTCCCCAAATACGGTTTCGAATCTCTTTTTTCATAGTGATAAGTAAGTCTTTTACGGAGGCTTCTTCGTCGATCGAGATATCGGCGTCCCTTAGAATACGGAAAGGATAAACTTCTTTAACCGTCATTCCGTAAAACAGGTCATCCACATGTAGCTTTATGATCTCTTCTAAAGGAAAAAATCTTCTGATCTTACCTTCCCCCTTAAGTTGTAAAAACCGGGGTAAGACGGAAGGTACTTGAACTACCGCGAACAGATCTTTTTTAAGTCCTGTTTTTTCGTCGTCCGTCGAGAGGACGATCGCTAAGTTTAAGGATTTATTAAGTATGTGAGGGAACGGGTGCGAAGGATCTATCGAAAGAGGCGTTAGGATAGGAGATACGTCTTCTTTATAATAATGTTTGATATCTTCTATTTCGTTTTTATTTAATTCGTCCGGATTTAAAATAAGATGTATACCATTCTCTTTCATCTGCTCCAGAGTATGGGTCAGGGTTTCGTATTGAACGTTTACGAAACTTCTCACTTTTTTGGATAACTCGGTCAGGATCTCGGAAGCTCTTTGGCCGTTCAGGC encodes:
- a CDS encoding NTP transferase domain-containing protein, with protein sequence MKAFFPCAGFGTRMGEWTKSLPKPILKINNIPLIYYSLFHAKSWGVEDGILNLHYLGEKIQEELKDFKDFRLHFSMETPEILGTGGGIRTGIDRFWNLQDDFLILNPDFILFPEPGFNPWPSKEDQKKFDCILYLAKIPENANYTGLSLHADLVRFEVGGYFYLGLSWMKAECLSDLEPNKTYDLADTFRKLSAQNRLGGKIFPGRFLDLGEKQFYEKYKDTDFSDRLSANWIEFKNRISS
- a CDS encoding phosphotransferase, with translation MNEVLSEIDFRFLAIDGKFPEKIDSINPEASARRYYRATYPDSSTKILCKDQVFQHDFQEVGHFLEHHGFKVPKIYKTDIFNKLMLLSDEGDSDLSSIREDAEYRTYLVKSLEILVSLQKTRPEPPVSTREFDYEKLNFENKFTFSSYINFSEMFKLKTKLRPEVVFFLEEASGFLAEYKEKVFCHRDFHARNIMLSPTGELTLIDFQDARMGTPFYDLSSLLYDAYRPIPFAMRQGLFLLFLKLSDNRFKKPRECYYLQCLQRSYKALGSYFMLVADKKQDKYRQSVLNCLDNLLEIVQVGLFPDQLFLFFHLLKKELSDNTLFLEKL
- a CDS encoding hybrid sensor histidine kinase/response regulator, with product MTRERNPNVLIIDDEAEIRTALERVISREGYHVFLAEDFESAMRIVRDYAVDIVISDILMGGKDGIEVAREIKKYNSNIPVILITGNPQLHTAEEALRNRVFDYISKPVSRQNILAALENARKEKEDRDRKSKKILKAVREKTHLAQQSKDLNYRNSLILETTGDCVITLDEDLLIRGANEAAVRNFGYEENEIVGQKITLLISEENTEAYLERIAHLMSRKSDHNIARLHNAELISRNGEKFNFDISVCRYELNGKTYYTGIARDITQKNIISEKLIDAERRAFLTTIASSIGHEINNALTAIQGFIEVARLPDADEPIKDKAISVTWNQITKLKNLTFNLLQLGKPGDSGRDKEDLDLNEVVESVIEVFRKTTRLKYCEIVFNRNSERTSVHSNADQLSLLFSNIFLNSADATDNKGRIEISVGEKNHHPMVKIKDNGIGMSKDILNKIFQPYFTTKKTGQGTGLGMFVAKEIADVFGIRIEIDSEPEKGTEFRLVFPDKLQN
- a CDS encoding ATP-binding protein, whose protein sequence is MKNRELVLLLEKAFFPAQEGILILEPGSYSILGSNPKACSILGYDPDELNTLSLSDLLARPDSIGSYGNGAEELGISLLWNLRKRNGSLLLADFTINAFSETPNSPLIFHIYQRSEIREIELRLYYLQSILRSLRLLKLNLRSLRLSSESTLFQKICDTLKENPHYSLVWGFYRREDGTDQILIQSDLDSKWRKNLESAWEEKKSKSPFETLIEGKEQFHIHEFGSNVYPEWEEALVAKDFKRSLSLIIREEGKIIGGIQIISRENMAFDSGENYLYFEIVEDLLSSLQYLRIEKQRRETAKILQFQGALLNSLEVPLLSTDDEGFITYVNNNISTLLGISKEEIIGVQVRELLKLEPEAMDMILLGSRAETRITIRGRHEVPFLLASSSLKDDYGNRIGTILLLLDISEQKKNEELIRASEMKLRNLFASMNNGIVILDPQGKVLEVAPILKFYLFQFLNVDVEDDFPSLFPEEAQKGILVKLEECIRTQRAAYFDFSMVLLGEEENYFSIKFLPLKKYQDLPVAAMLIFSDVTQTKILDRQLYETAKFASIGEIAAGIAHEVNNPLQSSLLYLEDLLEHEDPDPIERKKVYKRIEGAALRIRDLIKGLLDLGRRAPRKKELVSPYFILLRACELIEVSCKKNGIELKRVTNPELPQIHVAWQEIEQVLINCLVNAVNAISEMEHKPTTPLIQVSARKELYLNGEMVSFTIQDNGPGMNAEVAEKAFLPLYTTRRTKQGTGLGLTISQRIITDHGGTIHLESNPGQGTKVTVRVPVGKV
- a CDS encoding alpha/beta fold hydrolase, yielding MDFVYELFLRNYTRQKIKFMEKELGFQRLHVDLGGHKIFFLKRPSAQGSDKTLFFIHGLLDSATGFRRLAPFLRNDFNLLVPDMPGFGLSPLPKVKYLYQVDVFADLLYNSIRKLVLNDLVLAGHSMGSLIAMMIAIRDSEKEKRVRRLVLLSPGGIPHPQRDEMRKLLFPSKTEEIERLLTALYQENIPELGCIAKRALLSQWNNLAHKFLTENTLDREKEIFLGKKLSVVSQKALIISGTEDPITDPPMVKKLHSYLKGSKLVWIPNAKHALHMERPKEVAEKINSWL
- a CDS encoding response regulator encodes the protein MEKVKIAIVEDNSEFAQTCANTLSVMEEVDQVEVFSSTEDLSQNHRDKFDLVFMDIVLPGKSGIDYIKERSDFDNDPKYIMLSTLDTDDALIQAMKAGAVGFVLKKDLKDIKEVARMVMREGGILSPGAAAKVISFFRKPPTKETHSLTPREREILDHIINGYRTKEIARNFGTKEGTVRIQIKSIFKKLQVNSRVDLVRKYSRF
- a CDS encoding lysophospholipid acyltransferase family protein, which translates into the protein MKIAIFSFLATTILKIIYMTVRWTGIHVPKKSEELLLQKKGFVLALWHNQIPFIIDFTYKFYVKRYGLEVIPMASQSKDGELVTRVIAHFGMRPKRGSSKRGGASALKALVQDAKKGSISLITPDGPTGPVYTLKPGIIQLASLTGFPILSYYAKYDHYKIVQSWDRTPVPKLFSKAEFFISEPFYVPKLKGEGDLEIWRKKFETFMLDQIGISQQEAENLREEVRLAAETKRTHK